A genomic stretch from Burkholderia pyrrocinia includes:
- the hflX gene encoding GTPase HflX: MINAALVGIDFGKTDFEASLEELSLLASSAGARPAVTLTGRRASPDAAMFIGSGKAEELRLACDTHNVEIVIFNHALAPAQQRNLERALNRRVVDRTSLILDIFAQRARSHEGKLQVELAQLQYLSTRLIRAWTHLERQKGGIGLRGPGETQLETDRRLIGERIKMLKSRLDRLRRQHSTQRRQRARSGTMSVSLVGYTNAGKSTLFNALTKAQAYAADQLFATLDTTSRRVYLGDEVGQIVVSDTVGFIRELPHQLVAAFRATLEETIHADLLLHVVDASSAVRLEQIEQVNGVLHEIGADTIRQVLVFNKIDAVPELAARGDAVERDEYGNISRVFLSARTGQGLDALRAAIAEIASAEHLPSAMLPNGALDGASAESHEDRTISEHGR, translated from the coding sequence TTGATCAACGCAGCGCTCGTCGGCATCGATTTCGGCAAGACCGATTTCGAAGCCAGTCTCGAAGAACTCAGTCTTCTCGCCTCCAGCGCGGGGGCCCGTCCCGCCGTCACCCTCACAGGTCGTCGCGCCAGTCCCGATGCCGCGATGTTCATCGGCAGCGGCAAAGCCGAAGAACTGCGGCTTGCCTGCGACACGCACAACGTCGAAATCGTCATCTTCAACCACGCACTGGCGCCGGCCCAGCAACGTAATCTGGAGCGGGCACTTAACAGGCGGGTCGTCGATCGCACGAGCCTCATCCTCGATATCTTCGCGCAGCGCGCCCGCAGCCATGAAGGCAAGCTGCAGGTCGAGCTCGCGCAGCTTCAATACCTGTCGACGCGGCTGATTCGCGCCTGGACCCACCTCGAACGGCAAAAGGGTGGTATCGGCCTGCGCGGCCCCGGCGAAACCCAGCTCGAAACCGACCGCCGGCTGATCGGCGAGCGCATCAAGATGCTGAAGTCGCGGCTCGACCGGCTGCGCCGGCAACACAGCACGCAACGCCGGCAGCGCGCGCGCAGCGGCACGATGTCGGTGTCGCTGGTCGGCTATACGAACGCGGGCAAGTCGACGCTGTTCAATGCGCTGACGAAAGCGCAGGCCTACGCGGCCGACCAGCTGTTCGCCACGCTCGATACGACGTCGCGGCGCGTGTACCTCGGCGACGAGGTCGGCCAGATCGTCGTGTCGGATACGGTCGGGTTCATCCGCGAGCTGCCTCACCAGCTCGTCGCGGCGTTTCGCGCGACCCTCGAGGAAACGATCCACGCGGATCTGCTGCTGCACGTGGTCGATGCATCGAGTGCGGTCAGGCTCGAGCAGATCGAGCAGGTTAACGGCGTGCTGCACGAGATCGGCGCGGACACGATCCGGCAGGTGCTGGTGTTCAACAAGATCGACGCCGTGCCCGAGCTGGCGGCCCGCGGCGACGCGGTCGAGCGGGACGAGTATGGTAATATTTCGCGCGTCTTTTTGAGCGCACGCACCGGTCAGGGTCTTGACGCGTTGCGTGCCGCCATCGCAGAGATTGCCTCCGCGGAACACCTTCCCAGCGCGATGTTACCCAACGGCGCACTCGACGGCGCGTCCGCTGAATCACACGAAGACCGCACGATTTCCGAACACGGGCGCTAA
- the hfq gene encoding RNA chaperone Hfq — translation MSNKGQLLQDPFLNALRKEHVPVSIYLVNGIKLQGNIESFDQYVVLLRNTVTQMVYKHAISTVVPARPVNFHPDAEASS, via the coding sequence ATGAGCAACAAAGGGCAATTGTTACAAGACCCGTTTTTGAACGCACTGCGCAAAGAGCACGTTCCCGTTTCGATCTACCTCGTCAACGGCATCAAGCTCCAAGGGAACATTGAATCGTTCGACCAGTACGTCGTGTTGCTCCGTAATACGGTGACCCAGATGGTCTACAAGCACGCCATCTCGACGGTCGTGCCGGCGCGCCCGGTGAATTTCCACCCGGACGCGGAAGCTTCGTCCTAA
- the der gene encoding ribosome biogenesis GTPase Der encodes MKPVIALVGRPNVGKSTLFNRLTRSRDALVADLPGLTRDRHYGEGRVGERPYLVVDTGGFEPVAKDGILHEMARQTRQAVEEADVVVFIVDGRNGLAPQDKSIADYLRKTGRPIFLVVNKAEGMKYTAVATDFYELGLGDPRAISAAHGDGVTDMINEALEVAYRDQPEEEDENDPSRGIKIAIVGRPNVGKSTLVNALIGEDRVIAFDMPGTTRDSIYVDFERNGKKYTLIDTAGLRRRGKVFEAIEKFSVVKTLQSISDANVVILLLDAQQDISDQDAHIAGFVVEQGRALVIGVNKWDGLDEHARDRAKADLTRKLKFLDFAKSHFISAAKKTGIGTLMRSVDDAYAAAMAKLPTPKLTRALIEAVEFQQPRRRGPVRPKLRYAHQGGQNPPIIVIHGNALDAVTETYKRYLENRFRETFSLTGTPLRIEFRSSNNPYADKG; translated from the coding sequence ATGAAACCGGTCATTGCCCTCGTTGGGCGCCCCAATGTGGGGAAATCCACGCTGTTCAACCGGCTCACGCGCTCGCGCGATGCGCTGGTTGCCGACTTGCCGGGCCTGACGCGCGATCGCCATTACGGCGAAGGGCGCGTCGGCGAGCGGCCGTACCTGGTCGTCGATACGGGCGGCTTCGAACCCGTCGCGAAGGACGGCATCCTGCACGAGATGGCGCGCCAGACGCGGCAGGCGGTTGAAGAGGCCGACGTCGTCGTGTTCATCGTCGACGGCCGCAACGGGCTCGCGCCGCAGGACAAGTCGATCGCCGACTACCTGCGCAAGACCGGCCGGCCGATCTTTCTCGTCGTCAACAAGGCCGAGGGGATGAAGTATACGGCGGTCGCGACAGACTTCTACGAGCTCGGGCTCGGCGACCCGCGCGCGATCTCGGCCGCGCACGGCGACGGCGTGACCGACATGATCAACGAGGCGCTGGAAGTCGCATACAGGGACCAGCCCGAAGAGGAAGACGAGAACGACCCGTCGCGCGGCATCAAGATCGCGATCGTCGGCCGGCCGAACGTCGGCAAGTCGACGCTCGTGAACGCGCTGATCGGCGAGGACCGCGTGATCGCGTTCGACATGCCGGGCACCACGCGCGATTCGATCTACGTCGACTTCGAGCGCAACGGCAAGAAATACACGCTGATCGACACGGCCGGCCTGCGGCGCCGCGGCAAGGTGTTCGAAGCGATCGAAAAGTTCTCGGTCGTGAAGACGCTGCAGTCGATTTCCGACGCTAATGTCGTCATTCTTCTGCTGGATGCGCAGCAGGACATTTCCGACCAGGACGCGCACATCGCCGGCTTCGTCGTCGAGCAGGGCCGCGCGCTCGTGATCGGCGTCAACAAGTGGGACGGGCTCGACGAGCACGCACGCGATCGCGCGAAAGCGGATTTGACCCGTAAGCTGAAATTCCTCGACTTCGCGAAATCGCACTTCATTTCGGCCGCGAAGAAGACGGGCATCGGCACGCTGATGCGCTCGGTCGACGACGCGTACGCGGCGGCGATGGCGAAGCTGCCGACGCCGAAGCTCACGCGCGCGCTGATCGAGGCCGTCGAGTTCCAGCAGCCGCGTCGTCGCGGCCCGGTGCGTCCGAAGCTGCGCTACGCGCACCAGGGCGGCCAGAATCCGCCGATCATCGTGATCCACGGCAACGCGCTCGACGCCGTGACGGAAACGTACAAGCGCTACCTGGAAAACCGGTTCCGCGAAACTTTCTCGCTGACCGGGACTCCATTGCGCATAGAGTTCCGTTCGTCGAACAATCCGTACGCGGACAAGGGCTGA
- the bamB gene encoding outer membrane protein assembly factor BamB, whose amino-acid sequence MNLLKRYAVPVACAAAVLALAACSSSKDARRVPTPLTEFKPVMDVQQVWKASVGKGGRYLFSPVAVGDAVYAAGENGSVEKIDAKTGQTVWRSKVDSDLSAGVGSDGNLTAVGALKGGVFVLGPDGKQLWKTSVQGEIFSPPLVGNGLVVVRTIDGQVIAFNAQTGEQKWNYRNRAVPLNLRVSAGMTFAGDAAVLAGFPGGGLVAINLQTGEPFWQTPVSFPKGVTEVERINDVSGPPTLVGAEACAVTFQGQLGCFDANSGRPLWEKAFSSRSGLAQDDSVVAGGDDWSVVTAYDAASGNQLWRNDKLKSRDVGVPYLLGHALVMGDYQGVVHFLSREDGSFIARMKTDGSAITAAPVLAGNTLVVQTKDGGLYGFRPR is encoded by the coding sequence ATGAATTTGCTGAAACGTTACGCTGTGCCCGTTGCCTGCGCGGCGGCTGTCCTGGCATTGGCGGCCTGCTCGTCGTCGAAGGATGCGCGCCGCGTGCCGACGCCGCTCACCGAGTTCAAGCCCGTGATGGACGTGCAACAGGTCTGGAAGGCGAGCGTCGGCAAGGGCGGACGCTACCTGTTCTCGCCGGTGGCCGTTGGCGACGCCGTCTATGCGGCGGGCGAAAACGGTTCGGTCGAGAAGATCGACGCGAAGACGGGCCAGACGGTCTGGCGCTCGAAGGTCGATTCGGACCTGTCGGCCGGTGTCGGCAGCGACGGCAACCTGACCGCGGTCGGCGCACTGAAGGGCGGCGTGTTCGTGCTGGGCCCGGACGGCAAGCAACTGTGGAAGACCAGCGTGCAGGGCGAGATCTTCTCGCCGCCGCTCGTCGGCAACGGCCTCGTGGTCGTCCGCACGATCGACGGGCAGGTGATCGCCTTCAACGCGCAGACGGGCGAGCAGAAGTGGAACTACCGCAACCGCGCGGTGCCGCTGAACCTGCGCGTGTCGGCCGGCATGACGTTCGCGGGCGACGCGGCGGTGCTGGCGGGCTTCCCGGGCGGCGGTCTCGTCGCGATCAACCTGCAGACGGGCGAGCCGTTCTGGCAGACGCCCGTGTCGTTTCCGAAGGGCGTGACCGAAGTCGAGCGCATCAACGACGTCAGCGGTCCGCCGACGCTCGTGGGCGCCGAAGCCTGCGCGGTGACGTTCCAGGGTCAGCTCGGCTGCTTCGATGCAAACTCGGGCCGCCCGCTGTGGGAAAAGGCGTTCTCGAGCCGCAGCGGCCTCGCACAGGACGATTCGGTGGTCGCCGGCGGCGACGACTGGTCGGTCGTGACGGCGTACGACGCGGCGTCGGGCAACCAGCTCTGGCGCAACGACAAGCTGAAGAGCCGCGACGTCGGCGTGCCGTACCTGCTCGGGCATGCGCTCGTGATGGGCGACTACCAGGGCGTCGTGCACTTCCTGTCGCGCGAAGACGGCAGCTTCATCGCGCGGATGAAGACCGACGGCAGCGCGATTACGGCTGCACCGGTCCTCGCGGGCAATACGCTCGTCGTGCAGACGAAGGACGGCGGCCTGTACGGATTCCGTCCGCGCTGA
- a CDS encoding tetratricopeptide repeat protein, giving the protein MSYHDEQESIESVKAWWARWGNLTTWIVLAALVVAAGFNGWNYWQRRQAAEASGLYEQVQKAAAANDKATMARAAADMEDKFGSTPYAQMTALAAAKVLYAAGDSAGAKAQLQWAVDHAKDDEYKQIAKLRLASLLLDEKAYDAGLALLSGTPLDAFKGLVADRRGDLLAAQGKTDDARAAYKLALDGLSKDDQSARQLVQFKLDALGG; this is encoded by the coding sequence ATGAGTTATCACGACGAACAAGAATCGATTGAAAGTGTCAAGGCGTGGTGGGCCCGCTGGGGCAACCTGACCACGTGGATCGTGCTCGCGGCGCTCGTCGTCGCGGCCGGTTTCAACGGCTGGAACTACTGGCAGCGCCGTCAGGCTGCCGAGGCGTCCGGGCTGTACGAGCAAGTCCAGAAGGCCGCCGCCGCGAACGACAAGGCGACGATGGCTCGCGCGGCCGCCGACATGGAAGACAAGTTCGGCAGTACGCCGTATGCGCAGATGACGGCGCTCGCGGCCGCGAAGGTGCTGTACGCGGCCGGCGACTCCGCAGGCGCGAAGGCGCAGCTGCAATGGGCCGTCGATCACGCCAAGGACGACGAGTACAAGCAGATCGCGAAGCTGCGTCTCGCATCGCTGCTGCTCGACGAGAAGGCATACGACGCGGGCCTCGCGCTGCTGTCGGGTACGCCGCTCGATGCATTCAAGGGCCTCGTGGCCGATCGCCGCGGCGATCTGCTTGCCGCGCAAGGCAAGACCGACGATGCGCGCGCCGCTTACAAGCTGGCGCTCGACGGCCTGTCGAAGGACGACCAGTCCGCGCGCCAGCTCGTGCAGTTCAAGCTGGACGCGCTCGGCGGCTGA
- the hisS gene encoding histidine--tRNA ligase — MTEQKRKIEKLTGVKGMNDILPQDAGLWEFFEATVKSLLRAYGYQNIRTPIVEHTQLFTRGIGEVTDIVEKEMYSFTDALNGENLTMRPENTAAVVRASIEHNMLYDGPKRLWYIGPMFRHERPQRGRYRQFHQVGVEALGFAGPDADAEIIMMCQRLWDDLGLTGIKLEINSLGLAEERAAHRVELIKYLEQHVDALDAEAQRRLYTNPLRVLDTKNPALQEIAQNAPKLIDFLGDESRAHFEGLQRLLLANNIPFKINPRLVRGLDYYNLTVFEWVTDKLGAQGTVAAGGRYDPLIEQLGGKPTAACGWAMGIERILELLKEEDLAPEQEGVDVYVVHQGETAREQAFIAAERLRDTGLDVIFHCSADGAPASFKSQMKRADASGAAFAVIFGEEEVANGTVGVKALRGAGEDGEKNVQQTVPVESLTEFLINAMVASAEDGDD; from the coding sequence ATGACTGAACAGAAACGCAAGATCGAGAAGCTCACCGGCGTCAAGGGCATGAACGACATCCTTCCGCAGGATGCCGGCCTGTGGGAATTCTTCGAAGCCACCGTGAAATCGCTGCTGCGCGCATACGGCTACCAGAACATCCGCACGCCGATCGTCGAACACACGCAGCTCTTCACGCGCGGCATCGGCGAAGTTACCGACATCGTCGAGAAGGAGATGTACAGCTTCACCGACGCGCTGAACGGCGAGAACCTGACGATGCGCCCGGAAAACACCGCGGCCGTCGTGCGCGCGTCGATCGAGCACAACATGCTGTACGACGGCCCGAAGCGCCTGTGGTACATCGGCCCGATGTTCCGCCACGAGCGTCCGCAGCGCGGCCGCTACCGCCAGTTCCACCAGGTCGGCGTCGAGGCGCTCGGCTTCGCGGGGCCCGATGCGGATGCCGAGATCATCATGATGTGCCAGCGCCTGTGGGACGACCTCGGCCTGACCGGCATCAAGCTCGAGATCAACTCGCTCGGCCTCGCCGAAGAACGCGCCGCGCACCGCGTCGAGCTGATCAAGTATCTCGAGCAGCACGTCGACGCGCTCGACGCCGAAGCGCAGCGCCGCCTGTATACGAACCCGCTGCGCGTGCTCGACACGAAGAATCCCGCGCTGCAGGAGATCGCGCAGAATGCGCCGAAGCTGATCGACTTCCTCGGCGACGAATCGCGCGCGCACTTCGAGGGGCTGCAGCGCCTGCTGCTCGCGAACAACATTCCGTTCAAGATCAACCCGCGTCTCGTGCGCGGCCTCGACTACTACAACCTGACCGTGTTCGAGTGGGTGACGGACAAGCTCGGCGCGCAGGGCACGGTCGCGGCCGGCGGCCGCTACGATCCGCTGATCGAGCAGCTCGGCGGCAAGCCGACCGCCGCGTGCGGCTGGGCGATGGGCATCGAGCGCATCCTCGAACTGCTGAAGGAAGAGGATCTGGCGCCCGAGCAGGAAGGCGTCGACGTGTACGTCGTGCACCAGGGCGAGACCGCCCGCGAACAGGCGTTCATCGCGGCGGAGCGCCTGCGCGACACGGGCCTCGACGTGATCTTCCACTGCAGCGCCGACGGCGCGCCGGCGAGCTTCAAGTCGCAGATGAAGCGGGCCGATGCAAGCGGCGCGGCATTCGCGGTGATCTTCGGCGAAGAAGAGGTCGCGAACGGCACGGTGGGCGTGAAAGCACTGCGCGGTGCAGGCGAAGACGGGGAAAAGAACGTTCAGCAGACCGTACCGGTCGAAAGCTTGACCGAATTCCTAATCAATGCGATGGTTGCATCCGCCGAAGACGGCGACGACTGA
- the ispG gene encoding flavodoxin-dependent (E)-4-hydroxy-3-methylbut-2-enyl-diphosphate synthase — MQSEAQSPRSSQICSTEPVFGGHQPRRVSHAVDVRWGGQLVTIGGDAPVRVQSMTNTDTADAIGTAIQIKELANAGSELVRITVNTPEAAAAVPAVREQLDRMGVTVPLVGDFHYNGHLLLRDYPGCAESLSKYRINPGNVGQGAKRDTQFAQMIEAAAKYDKPVRIGVNWGSLDQDLLARMMDENGARSQPWDAQSVMYEALIQSAIGSAERAVELGLGRDRIVLSCKVSGVQDLIAVYRELGRRCGFALHLGLTEAGMGSKGIVASTAALGVLLQEGIGDTIRISLTPEPGASRTGEVIVGQEILQTMGLRSFAPMVIACPGCGRTTSTLFQELAMQIQTYLREQMPVWRKEYPGVEKMNVAVMGCIVNGPGESKHANIGISLPGSGENPAAPVFVDGEKVKTLRGERIAEEFQQIVSDYVARNYGRADAAVN; from the coding sequence ATGCAATCCGAAGCTCAATCCCCACGCAGCAGTCAGATTTGTTCAACCGAGCCGGTGTTCGGCGGGCATCAGCCCCGCCGCGTGTCGCATGCGGTGGATGTCCGCTGGGGCGGGCAGCTCGTGACGATCGGCGGCGACGCGCCGGTGCGCGTGCAGTCGATGACGAATACCGACACGGCCGACGCGATCGGCACGGCAATCCAGATCAAGGAGCTCGCGAACGCGGGCTCGGAACTGGTGCGCATCACGGTCAACACGCCCGAGGCCGCGGCTGCCGTGCCGGCGGTCCGCGAGCAGCTCGACCGGATGGGCGTGACCGTACCGCTCGTCGGCGATTTCCACTACAACGGCCACTTGCTGCTGCGCGACTACCCGGGCTGCGCGGAGTCGCTGTCGAAGTACCGGATCAACCCCGGCAACGTCGGTCAGGGCGCGAAGCGCGATACGCAGTTCGCGCAGATGATCGAGGCCGCGGCCAAGTACGACAAGCCGGTGCGGATCGGTGTGAACTGGGGCAGTCTCGACCAGGACCTGCTCGCGCGCATGATGGACGAGAACGGCGCGCGCTCGCAGCCGTGGGACGCGCAAAGCGTGATGTACGAGGCGCTGATCCAGTCGGCGATCGGCTCGGCCGAGCGTGCAGTCGAGCTGGGTCTCGGCCGCGACCGCATCGTGCTGTCGTGCAAGGTCAGCGGCGTGCAGGACCTGATTGCCGTGTACCGCGAACTCGGCCGCCGCTGCGGCTTCGCGTTGCACCTCGGGCTGACCGAGGCCGGCATGGGCTCGAAGGGCATCGTCGCATCGACGGCTGCGCTCGGCGTGCTGCTGCAGGAAGGGATCGGCGACACGATCCGCATCTCGCTGACGCCGGAACCGGGCGCGTCGCGCACGGGCGAGGTGATCGTCGGCCAGGAAATCCTGCAGACGATGGGCCTGCGCTCGTTCGCGCCGATGGTGATCGCGTGCCCGGGCTGCGGCCGTACGACGAGCACGCTGTTCCAGGAACTCGCGATGCAGATCCAGACCTACCTGCGCGAGCAGATGCCGGTCTGGCGCAAGGAGTACCCGGGCGTCGAGAAGATGAACGTCGCGGTGATGGGCTGCATCGTCAACGGCCCGGGCGAATCGAAGCACGCGAACATCGGCATCAGCCTGCCGGGTTCGGGCGAAAACCCGGCCGCGCCCGTCTTCGTCGACGGCGAGAAGGTCAAGACGCTGCGCGGCGAGCGGATCGCCGAGGAATTCCAGCAGATCGTCAGCGACTACGTCGCACGCAACTATGGCCGCGCCGACGCGGCAGTGAACTAA
- a CDS encoding helix-turn-helix domain-containing protein, whose product MSEPQPTNGAETNAARPAPAGLESLAAVGSRLAQLRETKGWTVDDVSARLKVAPQKLRALEAGDISHLPGVTFALGVVRSYAKMLGVDPEPFAQALRRERGVPEVDLSMPASSGTDLPRGRVSIPLGGSSHHHPWLWGTAIVVVAVVAVLMWHTGGDSSSLLARFKGGDAEHASAASASAASSSSVEEAAASGASVVAANEVPAPAAASAAPAQAIASAVPAPVTPVAASAASQPVVAATAASAAAPAEPASVVVAAGQSMVELKVKQDCWFSVRDKNGKELFSALVRAGETKQVAGDGPFKVTIGNKAGLDAVAFDGKPVDPAKYSAARGNVARFTLP is encoded by the coding sequence ATGAGTGAGCCGCAGCCGACTAACGGCGCAGAGACGAATGCCGCAAGACCGGCACCGGCGGGACTGGAATCGCTGGCGGCGGTCGGCAGCCGGCTGGCGCAGCTTCGGGAGACAAAGGGCTGGACGGTCGACGACGTATCGGCGCGGCTCAAGGTCGCACCGCAGAAGCTCCGGGCGCTCGAGGCCGGCGACATCAGTCATTTGCCTGGCGTGACGTTCGCGCTCGGTGTCGTGCGCAGCTACGCGAAGATGCTCGGCGTCGATCCGGAACCGTTCGCGCAGGCGCTGCGCCGCGAGCGCGGGGTGCCGGAAGTCGATCTGTCGATGCCCGCATCGTCGGGGACGGATCTGCCGCGCGGCCGCGTGTCGATCCCGCTGGGCGGCTCTTCGCACCACCACCCGTGGCTGTGGGGAACGGCGATCGTCGTCGTCGCGGTGGTTGCCGTACTGATGTGGCACACTGGCGGCGATTCGTCGAGCCTGCTCGCGCGCTTCAAGGGCGGCGACGCGGAACATGCGTCGGCTGCGAGCGCGTCGGCGGCATCGTCGTCTTCCGTCGAAGAGGCGGCCGCGAGCGGCGCGTCGGTCGTAGCAGCCAATGAGGTTCCGGCCCCGGCCGCTGCATCCGCCGCCCCGGCGCAGGCGATTGCGTCTGCTGTCCCGGCGCCCGTGACACCGGTCGCGGCGTCGGCTGCATCGCAACCTGTCGTGGCAGCGACGGCCGCGAGTGCCGCTGCGCCGGCCGAGCCGGCGAGCGTCGTGGTTGCGGCTGGCCAGTCGATGGTCGAACTGAAGGTCAAGCAGGATTGCTGGTTCAGCGTGCGCGACAAGAACGGCAAGGAGCTGTTCTCGGCACTGGTGCGGGCCGGCGAGACGAAGCAGGTCGCCGGCGACGGGCCGTTCAAGGTCACGATCGGCAACAAGGCAGGCCTCGACGCGGTCGCGTTCGACGGAAAACCTGTCGATCCGGCAAAATATTCGGCAGCGCGGGGTAATGTGGCGCGGTTCACGTTGCCCTGA
- the rlmN gene encoding 23S rRNA (adenine(2503)-C(2))-methyltransferase RlmN, translating into MTSETSVNLLDFDAEGLVAYCGSLGEKPFRAKQLQRWIHQYNAGDFDGMTDLAKSLREKLKGRASIVMPDIASDHVSTDGTRKWLIDVGNGNAVETVFIPEETRGTLCVSSQAGCAVNCRFCSTGKQGFSRNLSTAEIIGQLRMAEFALRASLGRAPGPNGKAERVVTNVVMMGMGEPLLNYSAVVPAMRLMLDDNAYGLSRRRVTLSTSGVVPMMDRLGAELPVALAVSLHAPNDALRDELVPLNKKYPLRELMAACQRYLKVAPRDFITFEYCMLDGVNDTEAHARELLAVTRDVPCKFNLIPFNPFPESGLIRSKPEQIKRFAQVLIDAGVVTTVRKTRGDDIDAACGQLAGAVKDRTRLAERTGAAAKIIEVRAV; encoded by the coding sequence ATGACGAGCGAAACTTCCGTCAATCTTCTCGACTTCGATGCCGAGGGTCTTGTCGCGTACTGCGGCAGCCTCGGCGAGAAGCCGTTCCGCGCCAAGCAGTTGCAGCGCTGGATCCACCAATACAACGCCGGCGATTTCGACGGCATGACCGATCTCGCGAAGTCCCTGAGGGAGAAACTCAAGGGCCGCGCGTCGATCGTGATGCCGGATATCGCCAGCGATCACGTTTCCACCGACGGCACGCGCAAGTGGCTGATCGACGTCGGAAACGGCAATGCGGTCGAAACCGTGTTCATCCCGGAAGAGACGCGCGGCACGCTGTGCGTGTCGTCGCAGGCCGGGTGCGCGGTCAACTGCCGCTTCTGTTCGACGGGCAAGCAGGGCTTTTCCCGCAACCTGTCGACAGCCGAAATCATTGGCCAGTTGCGGATGGCCGAATTTGCATTGCGAGCGTCGCTGGGCCGCGCGCCCGGCCCGAACGGCAAGGCCGAACGGGTCGTCACCAACGTGGTGATGATGGGCATGGGCGAGCCGCTCCTGAATTACAGCGCGGTCGTGCCCGCGATGCGGCTGATGCTCGACGACAACGCGTACGGCCTGTCGCGCCGCCGCGTCACGCTGTCGACGTCCGGCGTGGTGCCGATGATGGACCGCCTCGGCGCCGAGCTGCCGGTCGCGCTGGCCGTTTCGCTGCACGCGCCGAACGATGCGCTGCGCGACGAGCTGGTGCCGCTCAACAAGAAGTATCCGCTTCGCGAGCTGATGGCCGCGTGCCAGCGCTATCTGAAAGTCGCGCCGCGCGACTTCATTACGTTCGAATACTGCATGCTCGACGGCGTCAACGACACCGAAGCGCATGCGCGCGAACTGCTGGCCGTCACGCGCGACGTGCCGTGCAAGTTCAATCTGATCCCGTTCAATCCGTTCCCGGAATCGGGCCTCATCCGCTCGAAGCCGGAGCAGATCAAGCGCTTTGCACAGGTCCTCATCGACGCGGGTGTCGTCACGACCGTGCGCAAGACGCGCGGTGACGATATCGATGCCGCGTGCGGCCAGCTGGCCGGCGCGGTGAAGGACCGCACGCGCCTCGCGGAACGAACGGGCGCAGCAGCAAAAATCATCGAAGTTCGGGCAGTTTGA
- the ndk gene encoding nucleoside-diphosphate kinase, with amino-acid sequence MAIERTLSIIKPDAVAKNVIGQIYSRFEGAGLKIVASRMAHLSRADAEKFYAVHAARPFFKDLVDFMISGPVMIQVLEGEGAILKNRDLMGATDPKKAEKGTIRADFADSIDANAVHGSDAAETAAVEVAFFFPEMNVYSR; translated from the coding sequence ATGGCAATCGAGCGCACCCTGTCGATCATCAAGCCGGATGCGGTGGCAAAGAACGTGATCGGCCAGATCTACAGCCGTTTCGAAGGCGCCGGCCTGAAGATCGTCGCATCGCGCATGGCACACCTGTCGCGTGCTGACGCAGAGAAGTTCTACGCGGTTCACGCAGCGCGTCCGTTCTTCAAGGATCTCGTCGATTTCATGATCTCGGGCCCGGTGATGATCCAGGTTCTGGAAGGTGAAGGCGCGATCCTGAAGAACCGCGACCTGATGGGCGCGACGGATCCGAAGAAGGCGGAAAAGGGCACGATCCGCGCCGACTTCGCCGACAGCATCGACGCGAACGCCGTGCACGGCTCGGACGCAGCTGAAACGGCTGCCGTCGAAGTCGCGTTCTTCTTCCCGGAAATGAACGTTTACTCGCGTTAA
- a CDS encoding Bax inhibitor-1/YccA family protein, translated as MNDYPYNFGRGGSVSTAEVRNRVLRNTYWLLALSMVPTVLGAWVGVTTGFSLFAATSPMMSLLAFFAIAFGFMFAIERTKNSAAGVFVLLGFTFFMGLMLSRLLSFILGFSNGPSLIMLAFGGTGIIFAAMATIATVSKRDFSGLGKWLFMGVIVILLASVANIFLQLPALMLTVSVLAIAIFSAYMLFDVQRVVNGGETNYISATLAIYLDLYNVFTNLLALLGIFGGNRN; from the coding sequence ATGAACGACTATCCGTACAATTTCGGTCGCGGCGGTTCCGTCAGCACCGCCGAGGTTCGCAACCGCGTGCTGCGGAACACGTACTGGCTGCTCGCGCTATCGATGGTGCCGACCGTGCTGGGCGCCTGGGTCGGCGTCACGACGGGCTTCTCGCTGTTCGCGGCCACGAGCCCGATGATGAGCCTGCTTGCGTTCTTCGCGATCGCGTTCGGCTTCATGTTCGCGATCGAGCGGACGAAGAACAGCGCGGCCGGCGTGTTCGTGCTGCTCGGCTTCACGTTCTTCATGGGCCTGATGCTGTCGCGGCTGCTGAGCTTCATCCTCGGTTTCTCGAACGGCCCGTCGCTGATCATGCTCGCGTTCGGCGGCACCGGCATCATCTTCGCCGCGATGGCGACGATCGCCACCGTCAGCAAGCGCGATTTCTCGGGCCTCGGCAAGTGGTTGTTCATGGGCGTGATCGTGATCCTGCTCGCGTCGGTCGCGAACATCTTCCTGCAGCTGCCGGCGCTGATGCTCACCGTGTCGGTGCTCGCGATCGCGATCTTCTCCGCGTACATGCTGTTCGACGTCCAGCGCGTCGTGAACGGCGGCGAGACGAACTACATCTCGGCGACGCTCGCGATCTACCTCGACCTGTACAACGTGTTCACGAACCTGCTCGCGCTGCTCGGCATCTTCGGCGGCAACCGCAACTGA